Below is a genomic region from Eupeodes corollae chromosome 1, idEupCoro1.1, whole genome shotgun sequence.
tgaaacattGTTTGCTTTTGactgaagaaaatatgtacTTTCTGATGTCTAACTGACTATTGGAAAATTGGTGCTTATAGTGTTTGTTAACCAATAATTAGGTACATACCAATGAAACTATTTCCACCGCCAATATTGCAAttgataacttaaaatttaaaatatcttacaGCTATGCTTATCATCTAAATCACTTTTGATTGTtgcttattaaaaaagttaaaagatcCATATAATAAAGATTCTATTAGAAAGGCATTaataaaaaacggaaaaaatatatgtacattaacaAAAACACGAATTGGGATTTATGTACGTTGGGAAGTATCTTCAACAATATAATTTTACAGACTATGTGCCATATCGTCGTTGTTACATAATAAGGTAAAACAGAAAAACGTTAGAAATTCGTCAGAAACCGAACACCCGCCAAACACGCGAATTTTTTCCGTAGCCCGCTGTGAATGAGAGATTCAGGATTAATTTTGAGGTCGAAATAAGCACACTTTTAAACGGAAAGTGGCATTAGCTTATGTCGCAATAGAATTTATGGGAATTCGAAATGCGTTTAAGCTAGTGGATACTGATGTCACAAGCTGGTAGTACCTGTTGGCCCATGATAACCTAAGCTTTGGTAGTAGGAATCTTGGCCCAAGGCAGCGTGTGAATTGGTGAGGGGACTAAGAGCGTTATAGCTGGCGGCGTACTGGCTCATATCGTACATCTTGATGTCCGCCTTGGACTCCGTCGGTAACAGGCGATTGATGGAGAACGGATGGTTTGAGGGAGTGTATCCAGTCGGTTCCTGCTTCAAGTGGTGCATGGAGGAATGATAATCACTAATGAGCGATGGATGACATCGGTTAACCATTGcagatatttcttctggttgcATTTGCTGATGgtggtggtgatgatgatggccGGGTGGAATATGCTGAGACGCCTGTTGCCCTAAGCATAATTCGGCGTTGGCATGTAGCATTGCTAGAGTTTCTGCATCCTTGCTGTGTGAGGATCCTAGAAGCCCTGAACCTGGGCCTTCTTTActatgatggtgatggtggtcTCGGttgtgatgctgatgatgatggggaTGATCATCATGATGGCTATCTTTTTTACCAGGGCTTGAAGTTTCGAGGCTACTGTGCGAAGGACTTTTATGTAGTTGTCTAATAGCTTCTTTCTTTTCGTCTTTAAAACGCTTTTGACGCCTTAAATAGCAGCCGTTCTCAAACATATTTCCAGAATCAGGGTGGAGGGTCCAAAATGATCCCTTTCCCGGCTTATCGGGTGTACGAGGAATCTTGACGAAGCAGTCGTTAAAACTTAGCGAATGGCGGATTGAGTTTTGCCAACGCTGTTGATTCTGTCTGTAAAATGGAAACAGATCCATGATGAATTGATAAATTTCCGAAAGTGTTAGCATGCGGGTTGGATTGTTTTGTATTGCCATTGTTATAAGAGAGATGTATGAATAAGGTGGCTTGGCATGTGTGTAACTTCTTCTATAAGTTGTGGGTTTTTCAACCCGGGACCTTTGCAAAACACTTGAATTTGGTGATCCTGCATCTAAGTCCCGTGCGTTTGCCATTGATGTGTAGCCACCCATTGCGGCCATTGTCGACATTCCTCCTCCTCCCATACATGATCCCATATTGCCGAGCGGTGAACCCATTGATGCGTAGCTTAAGGAGCTAGGTGTCATGCAATTATTTGCCATTGAATTCATTGCTGCCGCGGCTGCACCCATGCTGCTCATACTTGCTGCAGCTGCTGAACCAAGTACACTGGAGCCGAAAGTTGCCGCACTTTGTGGTGACACCGATGTCATCCCACCAACCGTCATACCCATAGGGTTCATACCGTAGGCTGACGGTGTCAAAGGACTCATCGTCCCGCCATTAGAAGATGGATTTGTAACTGCTCCACCACCGCTGCTATTCCCACCACCTCCACCCGCACCTCCTCCGCCACCACTGTTTCCTCCACCCGCCATGCTAACTGAGGCGCTGGTCGGGGTGTCCGCATACAGCTTTTGCATTATATCAATTGTAAGGGCTTGAGGAGGGTATCCTCGGTCCGTTTGGAGCTTAATGTTTGCAGTTATTTAGTATCACTTTATTCAAGAGTAAAATgggttaagatttttttttgttaattcttttcACTAAGCTAGGAAAAGGTTCCtttgttcttcttttaaaaCCCACACAATGCAAATATTCATTAGCTTTTAAGTTAGGTATGATTACACTTTAAACTTATCTAAGGTCGCACTATCCGAGTAATCGATTAAACTGTTATCAGTACcacacaaaaattattgttttgtttgttaaatttatttaattacaagTGATGGGAAGGTAAATATCTACACTTGAGCGAATCCACACCGAAAATTATCGAAATTGTGATGTCAATGATTTTGGTAAACATAGTTCGTGGTGATATAGAAAGTAATTtccgaaaacaaaacttttaaataaaaaaaaactcaaatatcgACATAAAGTCGAGGTGATTACAATAATAGTAAAGACAACGACGGCGGTGATGATGCGCTGGTGATCTCTAGCTGCTCTCGAATGCGACTGTTTGCAGAGGGGAATACCTACTTACTATTTGGCTTACTAACAAACATTGAGCTCTCAAGTGTTCTTTGAATGCggtgctggtgctggtgctggtgcAGGCAGGCCGCTGTTGTACGATGTACGTTATGTTTAACGTTAACCCACCCCAAGTCGTATACATTTGTCTGCTGTCCGTCCCGCCGCCATTCCTCACCGGTTTTACACATTCAACCGAAATTCAATTTCTCTGACTGGATGAGTgtgtatatgtatttatgtttgaAACGCGTGCGCCTTAGCCATTAAGAACCAGTTGCTTGAACTCTCCTCTACACCGCAGGGCGTTTCCGAGTGCGTCAAAACAGCCTTTGTTTGGTTGCCAAGGTGACATTCACTTGGCTCCGCCTTTCTTTCCACTGGACACACCTCTAGTTGATATTTAGGAATGTCGGAAattataggttaggttataccTAGGTAGATGTAAGCAGGCGTCTCTTCATTGCTCTCAATGTACACTAATGACGTAAgcttgtacaatgtacattccTGCAAGTCGTGATAAAGTGCAGCAGCTGTTCTCGGAAGAAAgccgtcaaaacgattatcggTTCTTCTGGACTGGGATGATGTATATCTACCTATGCGATTCAGACTGGTTCTTTTGGATCTGCGTGGCAATATACGATATACCCCTGTCTCGCTCGAAGGTTTCTATTTGTTCAGAGAATTATTAGGAGATATCAGAATGGAATGGAAGTCGgcaaaaaaagcaaaacctaGAAAGAGGGCAAATGAGAGGCATGTATCTCTACTCTATTGATGTTACTGCGTCCCATCTGCCACCCTTCACTATAATTCTATTCAATGAAGGACATGAAGCGCGCATGCAGTTGACATGCCGCAAAACCAGTCTAGTCGCCATCTCAACTCGAATTTGACGCTTACTGCTGTTTTTTATGAGACTTaaattttcgttgtttttttttgcacagcGCCAGCGGAACCTACTTTTGGTTGGCTAACATTAAATTGATAGATCCGAAAGATACTTTTTCGATTTTAGGCGCTGCTTGAATGTtttgttgaattctttaatttGATTGCATTCGGGGTGGcggagtttttgttttattcctaCTAGAAGTCAATTCCTTAATaagaaactgtttttttttttgtttttaaagatgcGAGAAGACCCGCGAATAGGTATAAAATATTCGCGCGCATATAGGTACCAACATACGGGTTTATCCTTTGGCGATAGAACTAGCATCAGATAcctatacgaaaataaaaagaaaagaactttCTCCTTTCTAGGTACAGTGACTCAAGTTTTGCAGAGCGTCTTATATTTAAACGTGTTTCAACACTTTAATTTCACATGTGGTTGGCGTTGGCAGCTTCGAGTTgtatttcaaaagtaattttcatCTCAAGAGTGGATACccgtattttcaaatgaaattttcttGACCGTTAAGAGACTTATTGATATCACGTCGATTTATAAGTTCAAGCGTCGCGTAACAAAAATACCTAACTGATGAAAAACAGATTAACAAAAGTGAATGAAAGTTTTCCTGACGTATTTgtgatttcatttttgtatgtgtttataagtgtttattcaacagaaaagcttaatggatttgtaaaaaacgtttGCTCTGTTggcttaacaaaattaaataccttaTAGGTATAGTGCATACCTACATAAACTTTATACCTAAATTTGTCAAAAGTAGAGGTAAGTGAAATAAATTCTACAAGAAGTAAGAAGGTTagacataaaattatttaatagcaTTGcacttacaaaacataaaaaagtataaaatatagGGACATATTCCGATCAGATCGGAAGGATTATAAGACAGTgctataggtacctacctacttatCATAAGATTTGTATAAGCAGATACtttaagttttcgaaaatttcgATCAGAGCTCTATTTCCTATCAAATATGTAGACATCTCCAAAACcttattcaaaaatactttCCGTAAAAGACAATCTTACCTACTAAACTCTGTACTCAATAAACTAGGTACAttgatatatatgtatatatatgtaggtatagaaTTTTTAGTAGTTTTCTTGCgagtcttctttttttaaagatataaaaatattctataCTAGTAACTTTATTAGTATCAGGGTTGCTGTATCAAGTATAGTTGTTAATCTATCTATTATTTACTATctaaaagtatttgaaattgttattggttaaatttttcgtattttttttttttaatttttattaactgcTCAAAAActtcatttcaatttcaatttccgATTCTCTATTTTAAGGAACACGCTATTTTCCCATTAGAAAtggaatattaaaattcaatcacGTTCCTGTGGTCGGAATagaagtattttatatttttataatagtaGTTATTAAAAGTCGTGCCGCCGCCGGCATTTGATGCTCGAGTGCAATGTACAATGTAACTTTTTAATAGTCGGTTCCGTGATAAATGTTTGGCAGTATTTgggattttcttttatttttttttaagaaaccatcatttgatatttttaaaaacatacctaTGCATGTGCATATGTCTATACAATAAATATTTCCCTAAGTAGTTGTTCGTTTTAATGTATTGCAGTCGAAAAactattcatccaatttttagaTTACGTCTTCCTAgttcgtttttttattaaaggttTGTTGATTGTCACCAGTTACTTTATGATGATTTGAAGTACATATATCTATGAATGAACCTTGAGTCGatgctatttttttgttcttaaaatattagaCCCTTGAAATAATTTGGTAGATTAAATTGTTTGCAAGAAAATGGTCTATGTTATATTCCAGCTTCAAATTAAGTATAAATCCTCTTTTATACACCTATCAAAAGTTGGAAACAGCAAAGAGTTGAGAGTTTCATAATGTATATTACcaatacaagaacaaaaaagaaagaacaatcGCTGCACCTTCTCTAATTTCGGTCAAAAAATCAAGAACTATTCCTGTTTTGTACGGAAATTTGGAGCCAATTTAGGAATGCATCGAATTAGAAATAGAAAACATCTTTATTCATTTACACAAACTCAATTAAAGGTACTAGGTTGCATGACTACAAAATCACAAGATTGAAAGGTGCCTTTTTTATGTCTAGAGTATTTCTGATCAAATTTATTGCTGTGCTCAAAAGTTACAGTACCTACATGTAGGGGTAAAACATCGATGGAAGTTAGAAAAACTCTTATTTTCCAATCAAAGTTTTTTCTGTCAAAACCGACTCACGCATGTGTTTAATTTCGCGATTATTACTATATTCTCCTATCTGTAAAATTTACGGAGGTTTTGAGAATTATGGGCAATTTTTTTGCTGACTTGTGATCGAATTTAGCCTTTTGAATGTTATGGCGTTCTCATTGCATTctgaaaataatgattttaatataaaataaagctgACAAGCACCATAAGAAACAGCAAGttcgttagaaaaaaaaacaatgaaaacaaaacagattcttttatttaatattatttttatgttgaaaacatgTCAACATTTTGGTATTCTTGGGTTATATAAATAGGCCTAATTATCTTCCAAGTTATGTTTCGATATCGATAGAATTGTTCATAAATACGATCAGACACTTGTCTACCAATATCTTTACGAATTATATACAGAATAATATTAACTTTCATCGATGGGATTAAAGTGACataataatttcttaataaacaaaacaaatctttagaaCCCCTGTGCAAACATGTCACCTAATTAGGAAGTCTTGTTTTACTACAGATATAGATTTGTATGTTATCGTATACCTATTCAGCTTGCGTTTTGTCAATGCCAATTGGTTGTACGCCATCTATATGTACacatagtttagtttagtttaactCTTGTATTAAAACAAACCTATGCTAAATATACTTTAAAGGAATGTCCACCAAATAATGTAGCTGGTGGTAATGTTTACAACTATACAGGAAGGTTTTCGAAATGGAGTAAATTTTATTGAGTGAAAAACAAGGGGCGTTGTTTATTAACGAAGATCTtcaatatataattataattattgtctttgcttaaaagtttgtctatatgtactcgtatcaatttttaccaaatttgcgtactatttttgtagattttattttttatgaaaaaacggactgttggatttttatataaaaattactgaatatcggaaacaatattttctgtaaaataaaaaaagtttgaagacaatatttttaatttttgaaaagctatttgagtcgtaagtaaatttttactaagttttagtattgttttttttttatatagttttatattttgtacaaaaaactgtcaatacgaatttttaaaaaatgttaccgaatattgaaaacaatatttcttataagataaaattagtttgaagccaatatataaaatttttgaagatatatttgagtcgaaaatcaatttttaacaacttttatacatttttttttaagtttttattttttttgtaaaaaaactgtcaattcgatttttctcaacatttttcagaatgttgaaaacaatatttcttataagataaaataagattgcagcccaaattttaagtttttgaaaagatatttgaatcgatattcaatttttacgaactttaagtaatgtttttttttagatttttattttttataaaaaaaactgtcaattagatttttctcaaaatgttatcagatgccaaaaacaGTATTCTTcgtcgcacaaaattgttttagagatgaaatcatatttcagtcgtaaaattttggaggtaacaaattttgtttcagttttattgatttataaaaaaaccgttatattgatttttttcaaaaaatatatgtacctgtttggtatcacgttacaatatattatataaaatttatttcaagtctctagcgtttttgttcgtaagatatttagggttaacaaaaattttcacctttttttcaaactactatggtaaaaaaaccaccaacgcaattttgttgagagccctttctgcatctatctgccttattatctgtataacaaaatttatttgaaggcgatatgttttctggttcttgagttatggaggacgaaaaaacgtcgctaacgtacggacgtacggacgtacaaacgtacgtacacacgcacgcacagacatctttctaaaaatcttttatttcgactctaaggaacttgaaacgtcgagaaatgtcaaaattttcaatttgacaaatcggacccattacaataacttcctatgggaagttaatataatAGAATTGAAGTtcaatagatcttagggcccaAGGGCATTAGCactaagtattattgtttaacttagagtgtccgtatgggacttACAGCtaaagttatggttaattaggctagttttatgaatttttgtcaagcTTTAAGATAGCTTTATgactgaaataataaaaatgaacctgaaaaaaagtgtgttggattgttatgcgagaggtcttgggttcgatccctgcatgtgccacctaaagtttttttctcacgggtactgcttcttgcgacgaattgacaaattcaCCAAGattaattattgtcatgaaaaccTTTATGAAGACGAATATGTTCAGTTCTGCATAAATGCAATCACAAAGATCTTGAGCATTGTGATCTTCTGAGTTTATCCAACTTGTGTGAATTCTATGTTTTACATCCTTTTTATTTGGCAGAATTGAAGTGCAAATACTGCACTATTAAGTCCCACATTGTtataatttatctatttataagtgaaaatcaaaaacacgcctacaaaacatacatttcagattataaaaaaataaatacaattcgTATATGTTACCTTCTTTGGCTTATGACAAATTATGCATCTTTTTAAGCATATTATATTAATGCCCATTGAATTTAACTATACTTAACGGAGCCTGAGTACCAGGAGTCTACCCACTCGGCTTTGTGGTGAAGCTCTAACCAGtaataagtttgtttgtttcaatGTCAGTAATGTATAATCTTCAACATTCCATCGAATATATTGGTACAGGTTGTCCTATATATGGTAGCTTTGATGTGGTTAAGTGCCTCTCTCGCGTCTATAACGCACTCGGTGTTATTTACAATTTAAGTGGATTCTAAAACGTCGAGCAAATAttgaactttaattaaaaaaaaaaccttcagcCTCACCCGTACTATTGGCAGTAGTTGCTGGTAGTTGGTTAGTGGCTGGCCCGTGTTCCATACGGTTTTAGTATTAGGTGACTGTCGGTGTTATGGTTCCATAGTATCTCTTTTGGAGGAAGGGGTCAGAAAGAAAGATGTGGAACATTTGTCtgttagtttaaattttaatttgtgtgtaTTTTCTCGAGTACCTATCTAAGTATACCTAGACCTCTTTAGGATAATAGCGGTGAACACCGACTTTGGCAGATAGCCTGGCTCCATACCCACTTCCCAATTCTTTTACGCCGCGCCTTTCGTCATCGGTTTGGGTTCTGTTTTGCTTTCATctttagatttgtatttgtttagcTTGAAAAGAGACTTCAATGAATTATGATGAAAGATGATAATATCGAGGTGAATGGATATACTGATGCATGGAGGTTTGTAAGTAATATGTATCTTTTTAATATGTATATTTCTTTTCTAACCCATTTCCAGTAACTAATTCTTGAATAAAAACAGTAATAACCCTTAAacgttcattaaaaaaaaactattagcTTTACTCGGTGTGGTTGGCTTCGCGTTTtggacagtttttatttttaatttattaagcgTAAAAGGTTATACTCTTTAGTAATACATTCTTGTTTTATCAGTCCCTCAAGGATTTCgttgcattctttttttagtcaatACGATCCATTAGTTGAAATCTCAAAATATAACTggattaacttaaaatttatacatttattatgATTTGTGATTTAGACATTTAAGTATGatatgtttgaaatttaatgaaaagtaCATAAAAAACACCACTATCAAGcacttctacaaaaaaaagttcctaTATGTAGTTTAAGCTTGAAACTTAAGTAATGTTGGAgataatttgttgttaaatagttttgataagaaaaaattacaaaccttTATAAAGAAGGTATATAGTTGATACTGTGATTTCCATAAAAGAAGGATGTTCGAAAATGTAACTATGTAGGTAATTGCAAAACACATGATACAGTTAATTGCGccgttataaagggtgattctGTTGCTATTATCTtcttggcaacactggtttaaacagctgacgcacgtttcgtgttttgtttcactgtcaaacatcttcagtttggtcgtCTTACAAACGGACAATGCTTGCAAATTACTGAATTTTATTATCGAAATGcgaattttgttaagaaaattcattgcgcgcttcttccattttatggtcagtttaatcgacccactcaTTTTTAGCTCAATGGGTACgcaaataagcagaattgtcgaatTCGGTATATCAGATAGATgaattgcaagagctaccaatacatagagaaaaagtcacagtttgatgCGGTTAATGGACTGGTggtatcattggaccgtatttttacaaagatggtgcgaatcgtaacgtaactgtgaatagtaagcgctaccgtgagatgatatccaactattgttttgcccaaaatgcaagagcttgacttgcatggcatgtggtttcaacaagacggtgccacatgccccACAGCAcacgcaacaatggacttattgagaagcgagttcgaatattttatttcatgcgatttaacgcctttagactattttttgtggggctatgttaaagctcatgtctataggTATACAGACAAACCCGCTTCATTTGACGCATTGCAAGACAACATTACaaatttattcgtgagataccggccgaaatgttggaaatatTGGACTAAGTGGATgcaccatttgaggcgcagtcaaaatcaacatttgaataaaataatcttcaaacattaaattatatggaccgtactatcgattcaaataaagatttcatgaagtttttaaattgtgtgtatgtgttttttttttaactttcctatagcttttttaaaaaaaaaccttattttcgAATATCTTTACTTCCTGTTTACAACCTTTGCtactcaattactttcttagcccacaattgctttcttagaccaaacaaaaatagcggttagcaagagtaattcgtTTTCTCATTTCAGCGCTGatatggtgttgttttctgtgttagGTAGACAAAGACAAAGTcgttaactacctcaaagttatgtctgaccaagacgttggtgttgATCGGTATTGGTATTGcaggtccttttttgatgacagcatgtactttttttgCACTCATTAACCATTCAACCCAAtatttgccgcctctgccttaatactcacaaaagtcacACTTGGACGGACTtgagatgctgtcatatgcggccctGAAGGCTTGTAGGtgttgatttgatgttcttgggtgttttccaggatctgccgtaatggacaatttgatcgactgtggatttTTTTGGTCTAAAACTATACTGATAAGGACTAATCAAATTTTTGACGGGCCTTGTAAGCGATGTAAAGTAGAATGATGCCTCTGTAGTGGGTTGTTTTTcgtcggacatgctttcttccgaccatatcttacaaataagttgcgTGCATGCTCATAACCAAATTAACTCCAGTTGCTTTGAAGAACTCGGCATTCAAACTACCTGGTTCAGCGGTTTCGTTAGACTTCAGcgtagatatggcaatctttacttcgtctaagtgcTTTCGTCCTCTaagttgaatggatcatccggGCTGACAGCGTAAtccggttcgtcatcgccgttatacagcctgcaaaagtggtccttccatatcctcagcattgactgcggttccacttcGACGAttctactttcgtctttgcagccttcggttcgaggtttatATATACTTGTGAAgttcgtttcacctgctcataaaacttttgaacttcattgctgctctctctctctgtttccttctgagaagtcggtgttcctctgtTCCCTTCTGCTCATATGGGGtaggtattttttaattaacgtATGTAATGTTTGGCGaacttctttaattattttttataaagtaagaACATACACTGTATCGAcatgttaacaattttttatttatttgtacatacattttatttcaaattttgttaatccCTGGCActcttttaacaaataattgGCACTTATAACCAATTGAAGTGACAAGAGATCCAAATTTTAGCTACATGTATCTATGTGTTTTAGGAACTTATaacaaaacagtatttttttattctctttAGCTCAGCGCCAATAACCGATGAAAATGAACAACTTAAATGCTCTTAATGTCTGATTCAATAGGCTTGCTGATGTAGATAGTCCAAAATCTAAGTCTTAAAGAGGATCGAAAAGATTCGATTTTCATGGAGTTATATCATCAATCTTATAAGACAAATACAGTTTCAAAGACCATGAAATATGTTGTGGATGATAAACAAAATTCGGATTGGGCTACTTCTGATGATTCACACTTGGTACTGTCTTCCTGATGACTTGGAAAGATGTGGCGCTTATATCAGACGGTCCTTGAACTTGACTCTTGATTTTGAGAAGGTAAACGCACTTGTTGATGGAAGACCAATGTCTGTTAACATCAGTGGTTGTGTtttgttcagtaaaatttaaagaataataatttagtaAGATCGCGACGATGCGATGGCTGAAATGATGGTTTAGTGAACCAACCCGTTTTGGATGTTCAATGACActcaaaagagaagaaaaaacctAGAGAATCTTTCTACTTTCCCGAAGACTAAACTTGAGCGCCTTGGGTGGCCAAGTGGCCATAACGTCCGGTTCATAGGTATACTATAACTACATTACGCAGGTGCACAGAGTactaaaaaacatgaaattcatAAACGTATAGAGGATATGAGCTGTATTTTTTGAAGCTGTTGTATATTTATATAGTGTTTATACCTGCCTTTATTTACCTATCATAGATGTCTTTAACGAGCTAAAGGTTCTCTGTCATTCGTTTTAGAAATTGTTTGTCcatatattttatcatatgaacATGATGCTAATGCTATTTTGGTGGTAAttggtaaataataataaaaaaaaagtatctgtgTCGTTTACGTAACTTGTAAAGTAAACATTCCAATaaagactttaaattttttcataataaagcccaaactgatttatttcaaactttacAGGACTTTAAACTTGAAGTTTTATATATGAAATGTATAAAATGTATGAATGGAATGCGTTCATATGACCACCGCGGGAACGTTTGGAGCGATTGATTTATTGGACAAAATTGTCCATGACTCAGCCACAAATAACGGCCGATACGACAGTATAGGCCACTATTTCGCATTCCACTTTGGCTTTGAGTTCTTTCAAATTAGTCGGCTTGTTAGCATAAACCGATGATTAAAAGTAGccgaaaaaaagttaatatagaGGAGTAAAATCGCACGAAGGTTCGACTTATAgccaatttcttaaaataacaatACTACCATTAAACGTactcttcaataaatcaattgttaGGTGGGCTGTTCGTCATATATCGATATCGTCCAGCTCCATATCTCCCaattggcttcaaaaataaaatgttgtcatGGTGAGATAACCTTGGCCATTCAGAGTAACTTGTCGTGCAAagaggaa
It encodes:
- the LOC129942511 gene encoding protein fork head, which encodes MQKLYADTPTSASVSMAGGGNSGGGGGAGGGGGNSSGGGAVTNPSSNGGTMSPLTPSAYGMNPMGMTVGGMTSVSPQSAATFGSSVLGSAAAASMSSMGAAAAAMNSMANNCMTPSSLSYASMGSPLGNMGSCMGGGGMSTMAAMGGYTSMANARDLDAGSPNSSVLQRSRVEKPTTYRRSYTHAKPPYSYISLITMAIQNNPTRMLTLSEIYQFIMDLFPFYRQNQQRWQNSIRHSLSFNDCFVKIPRTPDKPGKGSFWTLHPDSGNMFENGCYLRRQKRFKDEKKEAIRQLHKSPSHSSLETSSPGKKDSHHDDHPHHHQHHNRDHHHHHSKEGPGSGLLGSSHSKDAETLAMLHANAELCLGQQASQHIPPGHHHHHHHQQMQPEEISAMVNRCHPSLISDYHSSMHHLKQEPTGYTPSNHPFSINRLLPTESKADIKMYDMSQYAASYNALSPLTNSHAALGQDSYYQSLGYHGPTGTTSL